A part of Saliniradius amylolyticus genomic DNA contains:
- the mreC gene encoding rod shape-determining protein MreC produces MNTIFARGPSLLSRLILASVLSVTLMVLDHKLDSFSSARVFLNSLVSPLQYMANMPGEMLSEASKALTTRQQLLDENARLTQANILMSEQLQRLNMLKKENDKLRRLLGSPVRQDVRKVVAELMAVDNNPYSHQIVINKGALQGVYEGQPVLDDKGVVGQVMQVGSTNSRVLLIADVTHGVPVQVMRNGVRAVVSGSGQIHSLILNHVPHSTDIREGDLLVSSGLGEVFPEGYPVARVKQVIRDESRPFAHIEAQPVAELDRLKYLLLLWPADAPERSTDEEEAANG; encoded by the coding sequence ATGAATACCATTTTCGCTCGTGGACCCTCTCTACTCAGTCGCCTGATCCTGGCGTCCGTGCTCTCGGTCACCCTGATGGTGCTGGATCATAAGCTCGACAGCTTCAGTAGCGCCCGCGTGTTTCTGAACTCCTTAGTCAGTCCGTTGCAGTATATGGCCAATATGCCGGGGGAGATGCTCTCCGAGGCTTCCAAGGCACTGACCACTCGCCAGCAGCTACTGGATGAAAATGCCAGATTGACTCAGGCCAATATTTTAATGAGCGAGCAGCTTCAGCGGCTTAACATGCTGAAAAAAGAAAACGACAAGCTGCGTCGTCTTTTGGGATCTCCGGTACGTCAGGATGTGCGCAAGGTGGTGGCCGAACTGATGGCGGTGGATAACAACCCGTATAGCCACCAGATAGTTATCAACAAGGGCGCGCTGCAAGGCGTCTACGAAGGCCAGCCAGTATTGGACGATAAAGGCGTAGTCGGGCAAGTGATGCAGGTGGGCAGCACCAATAGTCGGGTACTGTTGATCGCCGATGTGACCCACGGCGTGCCGGTGCAGGTGATGCGAAATGGTGTGCGCGCGGTGGTGTCCGGGTCGGGCCAAATACATTCGTTAATTCTAAACCATGTGCCCCACAGCACTGATATCCGGGAAGGTGACCTACTGGTCTCTTCAGGGTTGGGAGAGGTGTTCCCGGAAGGCTACCCGGTGGCGAGGGTCAAGCAGGTAATCCGTGACGAGTCCCGTCCTTTTGCCCATATTGAAGCCCAGCCAGTAGCGGAATTGGACCGACTAAAATATTTATTGCTTCTCTGGCCCGCCGATGCGCCAGAGCGGTCCACCGATGAAGAGGAGGCCGCCAATGGTTAG
- the mreD gene encoding rod shape-determining protein MreD, with amino-acid sequence MVRSPASRYVIWLSILVALMLQIMPMPLWADVLRPDWVILVLGYWTLALPERVNVGVAFFTGLVLDILLGTVLGIHALALSVVVFSLAANYQRLRNYSVWQQAALVGLLAALYHLVVFWLQHLLTDIYFIIDYLWPVVTTMLFWPWSFLILRKLRRQFRVR; translated from the coding sequence ATGGTTAGAAGTCCGGCGTCCCGCTATGTGATATGGCTGAGTATTCTGGTGGCGTTGATGCTACAGATTATGCCTATGCCCTTGTGGGCCGATGTTCTGCGACCCGACTGGGTCATCCTGGTGCTGGGATACTGGACCCTGGCCCTGCCGGAGCGAGTTAATGTGGGCGTTGCGTTTTTCACTGGCCTGGTACTGGATATTCTGTTGGGCACCGTGTTGGGCATTCATGCCCTGGCTCTCAGTGTCGTGGTGTTCTCGCTGGCAGCCAATTACCAACGTCTGCGGAATTACTCGGTCTGGCAGCAGGCAGCCTTGGTCGGCTTGTTAGCCGCGCTTTACCACTTGGTGGTGTTCTGGCTGCAGCATTTGCTTACCGATATTTATTTTATCATCGACTATCTGTGGCCAGTGGTTACCACAATGCTGTTCTGGCCCTGGTCTTTCTTGATTCTGCGCAAATTACGACGACAGTTTAGAGTACGTTAA
- a CDS encoding Maf family protein codes for MLILASRSPRRADFLTQLGVAFQQQAADVDETPLPNELPADYVIRVAELKATTIAAHTEHPVLGSDTAVVIDNDPLGKPENKAHFQSMMERLSGRCHQVMTAVSICVHGQCHSRLVTTSVWVKPLTEQEINWYWDTGEPQDKAGGYGIQGLAGRFIPKIDGSYSAVVGLPLYETNELLRELDIYER; via the coding sequence ATGTTGATACTGGCTTCCCGCTCCCCCCGACGTGCTGACTTTCTGACTCAGCTGGGGGTGGCTTTTCAGCAGCAGGCAGCGGATGTGGATGAAACGCCGTTGCCGAATGAACTGCCCGCAGACTATGTGATACGCGTGGCGGAGCTTAAGGCTACGACTATCGCAGCGCACACGGAGCATCCGGTACTGGGTTCGGATACGGCGGTAGTCATCGACAATGACCCCTTGGGCAAGCCTGAGAATAAAGCCCACTTTCAGTCTATGATGGAACGCTTATCCGGGCGCTGTCATCAGGTGATGACGGCGGTCAGTATTTGTGTTCACGGACAATGCCATAGTCGCCTTGTGACCACGAGCGTCTGGGTAAAGCCGCTCACTGAGCAAGAGATTAACTGGTATTGGGACACAGGAGAGCCACAGGATAAGGCGGGTGGTTACGGCATTCAGGGGTTGGCGGGACGCTTTATTCCCAAGATTGATGGTAGCTACAGTGCCGTGGTGGGATTGCCGTTGTATGAAACCAATGAATTGTTAAGGGAGCTGGACATTTATGAGCGCTGA
- the rng gene encoding ribonuclease G → MSAELLINVTPSESRVALIENGILQEVHVERHTKRGLVGNIYRGKVSRVLPGMQAAFVDIGLEKAAFLHASDIVIHNEVVDDVSESHLSKQDIRDLVRDGQDIVVQVVKDPIGTKGARLTTDITIPSRYLVFMPSVSHVGVSQRIEDEQERERLKELVGGFCDDQGGFILRTAAEGVGERELRQDADFLRRLWNKIQSRMKRKKSHVLYEDLPLARRVLRDFVGTELDRIRIDSKLAFQELKSFTKEYAPEFNDLLEHYLGDRPIFDVYDAENEIQRALNRRVDLKSGGYLIIDQTEAMTTIDINTGAFVGHRNLEETIFNTNIEATQAIARQLRLRNLGGIIIIDFIDMTDANHQRRVLHSLETATGKDRAKINIHGFTALGLVEMTRKRTRESLEHILCGECPVCKGRGSIKTVETICFEIMREIVRVSRAYDADMFVVYAAPAVAEALMGEESHMLAELEVFVSKQIKVQTELLYSQDKYDVVMM, encoded by the coding sequence ATGAGCGCTGAGTTATTGATCAATGTTACCCCTTCCGAATCCAGAGTTGCGTTGATTGAAAACGGCATCCTGCAAGAGGTGCACGTGGAACGCCATACCAAACGTGGTTTGGTGGGCAATATCTATCGTGGCAAGGTCAGTCGGGTGCTGCCCGGGATGCAGGCTGCTTTCGTGGATATTGGCCTGGAAAAGGCCGCTTTCCTGCATGCATCGGACATTGTGATTCATAATGAGGTGGTCGATGACGTGTCAGAAAGTCACCTGTCCAAGCAGGACATTCGTGATCTGGTGCGTGACGGGCAGGACATTGTGGTACAGGTGGTTAAAGATCCCATCGGTACCAAGGGGGCTCGGCTGACCACAGATATTACCATCCCTTCCCGTTATCTGGTATTTATGCCGAGCGTGTCTCATGTGGGGGTGTCCCAGCGGATCGAAGATGAGCAGGAGCGGGAGCGATTAAAAGAGTTGGTGGGCGGCTTCTGTGACGATCAGGGGGGCTTTATTCTGCGCACGGCCGCTGAAGGCGTGGGCGAGCGAGAGCTGCGTCAGGACGCCGACTTTTTGCGCCGCCTCTGGAACAAGATCCAGTCGCGCATGAAGCGCAAAAAATCCCATGTGCTTTATGAAGACTTGCCGCTGGCGCGCCGGGTATTGCGGGATTTTGTGGGCACCGAGCTGGATCGTATCCGCATTGATTCTAAGCTGGCGTTTCAGGAGCTCAAAAGCTTTACCAAGGAATACGCGCCGGAGTTTAATGACCTGCTGGAACATTATCTGGGCGATCGCCCTATTTTCGATGTCTATGATGCAGAAAACGAGATCCAGCGAGCCCTCAATCGGCGCGTGGACCTAAAGTCTGGCGGCTATCTGATCATCGACCAGACCGAAGCGATGACCACCATCGACATTAATACCGGTGCCTTTGTGGGGCACCGAAACTTAGAAGAAACCATCTTCAACACCAATATCGAGGCGACCCAGGCTATCGCACGCCAGCTGAGGTTGCGTAATCTCGGCGGTATTATCATCATCGATTTTATCGACATGACCGACGCCAATCACCAGCGGCGGGTATTGCACAGTCTGGAAACGGCCACCGGTAAAGACAGAGCCAAGATCAATATTCATGGCTTTACCGCGCTGGGATTGGTGGAGATGACTCGCAAACGAACCCGGGAAAGTCTGGAACATATCCTCTGCGGCGAGTGTCCAGTATGTAAGGGGCGTGGTTCGATTAAGACGGTAGAAACCATCTGTTTCGAGATCATGCGTGAAATTGTCCGGGTCAGCCGTGCCTATGACGCCGATATGTTCGTGGTTTATGCCGCACCGGCGGTAGCGGAAGCGCTGATGGGAGAAGAGTCACATATGCTGGCCGAATTAGAAGTGTTTGTCTCTAAGCAGATTAAAGTTCAGACCGAGCTGCTCTACAGCCAGGATAAGTATGACGTGGTGATGATGTGA
- a CDS encoding YhdP family protein gives MRSPRFYLSWGLRKLWELSAVLLVTLAVLLSALRLALPHLDSNKQLLEDYISDTYGAELSIGAISASWTGTGPAMVLKDVRLNSEQDAPIRLTIEETQVELDFWASVLNGNIQSKRFHLSELALLLDVDRLEAGEDDNYPVVDALQSLFLEQLQRFSVTDSRLLLTNRGKQQVVNLQKLSWLNQGQRHQGVGLMRVSDLTRNSASFILDLTGDSSALSGTFYANASELDISPWLTQWNPSSRNLTDARVNVTLWADIEPEGISETQAVFGTSMLNWEDGRNIEVSGGRLDAVPDGDGWRFEISELVLDGHGFTKPVPMSLNGQWSGGGRLQLQSSQLELTGVIDTLSVFRPQLAELAPKGQLSLLQFSSDGENHLLRADIEGLELPESTDYPGIGPLSAQLDWHNHSGLVTLSGGASVLNGQQLLGFDLEYQSLHARAYLDTSSGFSMYIPRLSLASELVTLEHSLYYRGDDRHLALVANIQDMDIATAKRLFPGNLMGQKTSQYLTRALIDGEVSQAQVIWQGPLSGFPFDEQEGVFQAGLAVDNAEFKFAPDWPAVTGLDADVLFENKAMTVTGRQGRIASIQATRLNGEIADLTENAELSLDLAAKASGEAIGELMDSSSLRNSVGVALQELRIDGTLSANVAINVPLTTDNVVAEGVVSFDNNQVFIRSLEQSFTELNGQLRFTNEVITADNLNAKLWQQPMTLSLDGQQLDAGYQTQIQLEGNWDLSQLLQPVAEDFSRRFEGKTQWQGQVSLLLPEQGYQYEASVEADLLGMEVGLPAPFAKQSGQAGQLTAKVSGDALVSEVNMNLNDEVTFNGLLPHKEMRFSRAHLAMGKTDFVGMGSGFSISANLPRVNLLAWQQAVADLIGDQDSQPNSRLLAQPERIFLFAERLDMAGLVLNNADVNVKYSDLAWLADVSAKQSRAQVRLFHDWQQQGVEIEADYLRIPRLAEGGWRDALGAEQTELPPIRFRCGNCQYQDWELGRVELTLTPNAAGVGIEELSISRNGSTLDASGQWLTAEDTASTQLNGRLTSDDIGRLLKDLNVHSGIRDSGADIRFDLNWQQAPHQFNVASLGGEVQWRLSDGYLAEVSDKGARLFSILSLDSLVRKLTLDFRDVFAKGFFYDEMEGSFQIEQGQVNTDDTVIDGAAGKMQLAGFTNLNTEELNYDIEFTPKITSSLPVILAWMANPATAIAAFAIDEVLTSAKVISNIKYSLTGSLDDPILKEMKRDSREVEIPAQNRPKSPPTQNPETNDQEAENG, from the coding sequence GTGAGATCACCGCGCTTTTATCTGTCCTGGGGGTTACGCAAGCTATGGGAGTTAAGCGCTGTCCTGTTGGTAACACTGGCTGTGTTACTCAGTGCTTTGCGCCTGGCCCTTCCCCACCTGGACAGTAATAAGCAATTACTGGAAGACTATATCTCTGATACTTATGGTGCTGAACTGAGTATCGGCGCCATCTCTGCCTCATGGACGGGCACTGGGCCTGCCATGGTGCTAAAGGACGTGCGTTTAAACAGCGAGCAGGATGCCCCTATCCGTTTGACTATCGAAGAAACCCAGGTGGAACTGGATTTCTGGGCTAGCGTGTTAAATGGCAATATACAATCCAAGCGCTTCCACCTAAGTGAATTGGCCTTGCTGCTGGATGTGGATCGACTGGAAGCCGGTGAGGATGATAATTACCCGGTAGTGGATGCACTGCAAAGTCTGTTTCTCGAACAGCTACAGCGTTTCTCGGTCACCGACAGCCGTTTGCTGCTCACTAACAGAGGTAAGCAGCAGGTGGTGAACCTGCAAAAGCTCAGTTGGTTGAACCAGGGGCAGCGACACCAAGGCGTAGGCCTGATGCGAGTGTCTGACCTGACTCGTAACTCAGCCAGCTTTATCCTAGATCTGACCGGAGATAGCAGCGCGCTGAGTGGTACCTTCTACGCCAACGCCAGCGAACTGGATATCTCACCCTGGTTGACTCAGTGGAACCCCAGCTCCAGAAATCTGACCGATGCGAGGGTTAACGTTACCTTGTGGGCAGATATTGAGCCTGAGGGGATAAGCGAAACTCAGGCGGTGTTCGGAACCAGTATGCTGAACTGGGAAGACGGCCGTAATATAGAAGTGTCGGGTGGCCGACTGGATGCGGTTCCCGATGGAGATGGCTGGCGCTTTGAAATATCGGAATTGGTGCTGGATGGTCATGGTTTCACCAAACCCGTGCCGATGTCGCTTAATGGGCAATGGTCTGGCGGTGGGCGGCTGCAGTTGCAGTCCAGCCAATTAGAGCTGACCGGCGTGATTGATACTCTGAGTGTCTTTCGCCCTCAACTTGCCGAGTTAGCGCCAAAGGGTCAGCTCAGTCTGTTACAGTTTAGCTCCGATGGCGAGAACCATTTGTTGCGAGCGGATATCGAGGGGTTGGAATTGCCGGAAAGTACTGATTACCCCGGTATTGGCCCCCTCTCGGCGCAGCTGGACTGGCATAACCACTCGGGTTTGGTAACGCTGTCTGGCGGGGCCAGCGTGTTAAACGGGCAGCAGTTACTTGGCTTCGATCTTGAGTATCAAAGCCTGCATGCCCGGGCTTATCTGGATACCTCATCCGGATTTTCAATGTATATCCCCAGGCTCAGTCTGGCCAGTGAACTGGTGACGCTCGAGCATAGCCTGTATTACCGTGGCGATGACCGGCATCTGGCATTGGTTGCCAATATTCAGGATATGGATATTGCTACGGCCAAGCGTTTATTTCCCGGCAACCTGATGGGGCAGAAGACCAGTCAGTACCTTACCCGGGCATTGATCGATGGAGAGGTGAGTCAGGCCCAGGTGATATGGCAGGGGCCTCTAAGCGGCTTTCCGTTTGATGAGCAGGAAGGTGTATTTCAGGCTGGGTTGGCAGTAGATAACGCTGAGTTTAAGTTTGCCCCGGACTGGCCAGCAGTGACCGGACTCGACGCCGATGTGTTGTTTGAAAATAAAGCTATGACCGTCACCGGTCGGCAGGGCCGTATCGCCAGCATTCAGGCCACTCGCTTAAATGGCGAGATAGCAGATTTGACCGAGAACGCGGAACTCAGTCTGGATCTGGCCGCCAAGGCCAGCGGTGAGGCAATAGGCGAATTGATGGACAGCAGCAGCCTGAGAAACTCGGTGGGTGTTGCATTACAAGAGCTTAGGATCGACGGCACTTTGTCGGCGAATGTGGCCATCAATGTGCCATTGACCACTGATAATGTGGTGGCAGAAGGCGTGGTAAGCTTTGATAACAACCAGGTTTTTATCCGCAGTCTGGAGCAGTCATTTACCGAGCTTAACGGGCAGCTCCGTTTTACTAATGAGGTGATCACTGCCGATAACCTGAATGCTAAGTTGTGGCAGCAGCCAATGACTCTGTCACTGGATGGCCAGCAGCTTGACGCCGGTTACCAAACTCAGATCCAGTTAGAGGGAAACTGGGACTTATCTCAACTTCTGCAGCCTGTCGCCGAGGATTTTAGCCGACGATTTGAGGGGAAAACCCAGTGGCAGGGTCAGGTCAGCTTGCTTCTTCCTGAACAAGGCTACCAGTATGAAGCTTCTGTGGAGGCGGATTTATTGGGAATGGAGGTGGGACTGCCTGCTCCATTTGCGAAACAGTCCGGGCAAGCTGGGCAACTGACTGCCAAAGTGAGCGGCGATGCCTTGGTGTCGGAAGTGAATATGAACCTGAATGACGAGGTCACCTTCAACGGCTTGTTGCCTCATAAAGAGATGCGTTTCTCAAGAGCTCACCTTGCCATGGGCAAAACCGATTTTGTCGGCATGGGCTCGGGATTTAGTATTTCCGCTAACCTGCCCAGAGTAAATTTGCTGGCCTGGCAGCAGGCCGTGGCCGATCTTATTGGTGACCAGGACAGTCAGCCAAATAGCCGTTTATTAGCGCAGCCTGAGCGGATATTTCTGTTCGCCGAGCGTCTGGATATGGCCGGATTGGTGCTGAACAACGCCGATGTGAACGTTAAATACAGCGATCTGGCCTGGTTAGCCGATGTAAGTGCCAAGCAAAGTCGGGCTCAGGTAAGACTGTTTCATGACTGGCAACAGCAGGGAGTAGAGATTGAAGCCGACTATCTGCGAATTCCCAGACTGGCCGAAGGTGGCTGGCGTGATGCATTAGGCGCAGAGCAGACTGAACTGCCCCCGATACGCTTTCGTTGTGGCAATTGCCAATATCAGGACTGGGAGTTAGGGCGGGTTGAGTTGACGCTGACCCCCAATGCAGCGGGAGTCGGGATTGAAGAGCTATCCATTAGCCGTAATGGCTCGACACTCGATGCCAGCGGTCAGTGGCTCACCGCAGAGGATACAGCCAGCACTCAGCTTAATGGCCGCCTGACCAGTGATGATATTGGTCGTTTACTGAAGGATCTGAATGTGCATTCCGGAATTCGGGACTCGGGCGCCGATATTCGCTTCGATCTCAACTGGCAGCAGGCACCGCACCAATTCAATGTGGCGAGTCTGGGCGGGGAAGTGCAGTGGCGATTGTCCGATGGTTACCTGGCAGAGGTCAGCGACAAAGGGGCCCGACTGTTCAGTATCCTGAGTCTCGACTCGCTGGTGCGTAAGCTGACTCTGGATTTTCGAGATGTGTTCGCAAAAGGCTTTTTCTACGATGAAATGGAAGGCAGCTTCCAGATAGAACAGGGGCAGGTGAATACCGACGATACGGTTATCGATGGGGCTGCGGGTAAGATGCAATTGGCAGGCTTCACCAACCTGAATACAGAAGAACTTAATTATGATATCGAGTTTACGCCTAAGATTACCTCAAGCCTGCCGGTGATTCTGGCGTGGATGGCGAATCCGGCCACCGCCATTGCCGCCTTTGCTATTGATGAGGTACTGACCTCGGCCAAAGTTATTTCCAATATCAAATACTCATTGACCGGCTCCCTTGATGATCCCATCCTTAAGGAGATGAAACGGGACAGTCGGGAGGTGGAAATTCCGGCGCAGAACCGGCCCAAATCACCACCAACTCAAAACCCAGAAACGAACGATCAGGAAGCCGAGAATGGTTAA
- a CDS encoding carbon-nitrogen hydrolase family protein produces MVNLIALQMVSGPDPETNLEHVSQQLAQLRPQPPALVVLPECFACFGASDRTQLEHAEPLGDGPIQHRLQQLAKEYGIWLVAGTMPIQSEDDSHFYATSLLFNPNGERVAAYRKIHLFDVEVEDSTRSYQESRYTHPGDEVVVVETEIGRIGLSVCYDVRFPGLFQAMGEIDILVLPAAFTKVTGEAHWESLIRARAIEKQCYLVAPGQGGVHDNGRETYGHSMIVSPWGDVLKSLSEGEGSVFTSVDTKNIDKLRAKMPVGKHNRFRSQLIEAS; encoded by the coding sequence ATGGTTAATTTAATTGCCTTGCAAATGGTGTCCGGCCCGGATCCGGAGACCAATCTGGAACATGTGTCACAACAGTTGGCCCAATTACGACCTCAGCCTCCGGCGCTGGTGGTATTGCCCGAGTGTTTTGCCTGTTTTGGCGCCAGTGACCGTACTCAGCTTGAGCATGCTGAGCCACTGGGAGACGGGCCCATCCAGCATCGTCTGCAGCAACTTGCTAAAGAGTACGGTATTTGGCTGGTGGCGGGGACCATGCCGATCCAGTCGGAGGATGATTCGCACTTTTACGCCACCAGTTTACTGTTTAATCCAAACGGTGAGCGGGTGGCGGCCTATCGTAAGATCCACCTGTTCGATGTGGAGGTAGAAGACAGTACTCGCAGCTATCAGGAGTCTCGCTATACCCATCCTGGTGATGAGGTGGTTGTGGTAGAGACTGAGATTGGTCGGATTGGCTTGTCGGTATGTTATGATGTCCGGTTCCCGGGCCTGTTTCAGGCCATGGGCGAGATCGATATTCTGGTCTTGCCGGCGGCCTTTACCAAAGTGACCGGTGAGGCCCACTGGGAGTCTTTAATACGCGCTCGGGCCATCGAAAAACAATGTTATCTGGTGGCGCCGGGTCAGGGTGGGGTGCATGACAATGGTCGTGAAACCTACGGTCATTCGATGATCGTCTCGCCCTGGGGAGATGTGCTCAAGTCACTGTCCGAGGGCGAGGGTAGCGTATTTACCTCGGTGGATACTAAGAACATCGATAAGCTGCGGGCCAAAATGCCAGTGGGCAAACATAACCGATTCAGGAGTCAATTGATTGAAGCAAGTTGA
- the tldD gene encoding metalloprotease TldD yields the protein MKQVEANLLDSAGLSQNDLAQCLGLIYQHDNDFADLYFQSSQHESWVLEDGIIKDGSYNIERGVGVRAVSGEKTGFAYSDDISPEALTQAAKAARSISRSGGNHSVKAFSRQQHQPLYGHKNPVQELTEQEKVDLLRRMDAYVRKQKPDINQVIVSLTSTYEEVLVVATDGTYNTDIRPLVRLNCSVLMEKDGRRERGASGMGGRYGYQRFLQNNAQGQPVYEQLADEALHMADVNMQAVDAPAGIMPVVLGSGWPGVLLHEAVGHGLEGDFNRKGSSTFSGRIGEQVAAKGVTVVDDGTMPNRRGSLSMDDEGTQTARNVLIEDGVLKGYMQDKLNARLMGVDPTGNGRRESYAHLPMPRMTNTYMLNGDYDAEEIIASIDKGIYAPNFGGGQVDITSGKFVFSTSEAYLIEKGKITAPVKGATLIGNGPEVMQKVSMIGNDMDLDKGVGVCGKDGQSVPVGVGQPTLKVDELTVGGTA from the coding sequence TTGAAGCAAGTTGAAGCCAATTTACTCGACAGCGCCGGACTGAGCCAGAACGATCTGGCCCAGTGTCTGGGGCTGATCTATCAGCACGATAACGACTTTGCCGACCTCTATTTTCAGTCCAGCCAGCATGAAAGCTGGGTGTTGGAAGACGGTATTATTAAAGACGGCAGCTATAACATTGAGCGTGGTGTGGGCGTACGTGCGGTCAGCGGAGAGAAAACCGGCTTCGCCTATTCCGATGACATCTCTCCCGAGGCCCTGACTCAGGCTGCTAAGGCAGCGCGTAGCATCAGCCGCAGTGGTGGCAATCACTCGGTTAAAGCCTTTAGCCGTCAGCAACACCAGCCATTGTATGGCCATAAGAATCCGGTGCAGGAACTTACTGAACAGGAAAAAGTGGATCTGCTGCGTCGGATGGATGCCTATGTACGTAAGCAGAAGCCTGATATCAATCAGGTGATCGTGTCGCTGACCTCCACCTATGAAGAAGTTCTGGTAGTCGCCACCGACGGTACCTATAACACCGACATCCGGCCATTGGTCCGGCTTAACTGCTCGGTGTTGATGGAAAAAGACGGCCGTCGTGAACGGGGCGCGTCCGGAATGGGCGGGCGCTATGGCTATCAGAGATTCTTACAAAATAACGCTCAGGGGCAGCCGGTTTATGAACAACTGGCCGACGAGGCGTTGCACATGGCCGACGTTAATATGCAGGCCGTCGATGCACCGGCGGGCATCATGCCTGTGGTACTGGGCAGCGGCTGGCCGGGTGTTCTGTTGCACGAGGCGGTTGGTCATGGACTGGAAGGGGACTTTAATCGAAAAGGCTCTTCTACCTTTAGCGGTCGTATTGGTGAGCAGGTGGCGGCGAAGGGCGTCACTGTTGTGGATGATGGCACCATGCCCAATCGTCGCGGCTCGCTGAGCATGGATGACGAGGGCACGCAAACAGCCCGTAACGTGTTGATCGAAGATGGTGTGTTAAAAGGCTATATGCAGGACAAACTCAATGCCCGCCTGATGGGAGTAGACCCTACGGGCAATGGCCGTCGTGAATCCTACGCTCACCTACCCATGCCGCGGATGACCAACACCTATATGCTAAATGGTGACTATGACGCCGAAGAGATCATCGCTTCCATCGATAAGGGGATCTACGCGCCTAATTTCGGCGGTGGGCAGGTGGATATCACCTCCGGCAAGTTTGTGTTCTCCACCTCCGAAGCCTATCTGATAGAAAAGGGCAAAATCACTGCACCGGTTAAAGGTGCAACCCTCATCGGTAATGGCCCTGAAGTGATGCAGAAAGTGTCCATGATTGGCAATGACATGGATTTGGATAAGGGCGTCGGCGTCTGCGGTAAAGACGGTCAGAGCGTGCCTGTGGGCGTTGGTCAGCCGACCCTGAAGGTGGATGAGCTGACGGTGGGCGGCACGGCCTAA
- the yjgA gene encoding ribosome biogenesis factor YjgA, with the protein MTDSDYPIDDQDVEFKSKTQIKREAEALQKLGTRLVELTPANLEKIPMDDELANAIHQARKINRKKDGFRRQLQFIGKLMRSRDPEPIQQALALIENQHNQATAILHKLEKWRDDIISKGDDAINRVLEEYPELDRQRLRQLYRQAHKEQQNNKPPKAAREIFQMLKEQTAL; encoded by the coding sequence ATGACGGATAGCGATTACCCAATCGACGATCAAGACGTTGAATTTAAAAGCAAGACCCAGATCAAACGGGAAGCCGAAGCTCTGCAAAAGCTTGGTACCCGCTTGGTGGAACTGACACCCGCCAATCTGGAGAAAATCCCCATGGACGATGAACTGGCCAACGCCATTCATCAGGCCAGAAAAATCAATCGTAAAAAAGACGGTTTTCGCCGTCAGCTGCAGTTTATTGGCAAGCTGATGCGCAGCCGCGACCCAGAGCCCATTCAACAGGCCCTGGCCTTGATCGAGAACCAACACAATCAAGCCACGGCCATTCTGCATAAATTAGAGAAGTGGCGCGATGACATCATCTCCAAAGGGGATGACGCCATTAACCGAGTGCTTGAGGAATACCCTGAACTGGACCGTCAGCGACTTCGCCAGCTCTATCGCCAGGCGCACAAGGAACAGCAGAATAACAAGCCGCCTAAGGCAGCGCGGGAAATCTTCCAGATGTTAAAGGAGCAGACGGCGTTATAG